A genomic region of Brevibacillus sp. JNUCC-41 contains the following coding sequences:
- a CDS encoding YutD family protein — protein MININNMTYEIIENEREGYNEEAFKARYSEILTKYDYIVGDWGYGQLRLRGFFDDNNQKATFDTKISTLSEYLYEYCNFGCPYFVVKKIKK, from the coding sequence ATGATTAACATCAATAACATGACCTATGAAATAATTGAGAATGAAAGGGAAGGCTATAACGAAGAAGCGTTTAAGGCCAGATACAGTGAGATTTTAACGAAGTATGATTATATAGTGGGTGATTGGGGTTATGGGCAATTGAGGCTGCGTGGATTTTTTGACGATAATAATCAGAAAGCTACCTTTGATACGAAAATAAGCACGCTTAGTGAATATTTATATGAATACTGCAATTTTGGCTGTCCTTATTTCGTCGTAAAGAAAATAAAGAAATAA
- the yunB gene encoding sporulation protein YunB encodes MFRKRFRTKKFRKKGPLPTRKVFLYSFILFIISSIMTLWYVDKSIEPVIMSVAEYEIKRIATETIHESVDENIAKVDMNKIITSTKGGKDSSSSYSFNPVIYSELRANITNDIQKKLGIKQGNPFKTGSAKINDEQYKSVVYYIPFGVVTGNNLLSNYGPEIPVKMSVIGNVESDLRTKLTNAGINNVYYELIVDFDVNIQIVIPSFTKETKVSQEVTVGSLLIEGDVPSYFSNGNGSVAPPIMKENKE; translated from the coding sequence GTGTTCCGAAAAAGATTTCGAACGAAGAAATTCCGAAAAAAGGGGCCTCTTCCCACCCGAAAAGTATTTCTCTATTCATTTATCCTGTTTATCATATCAAGCATCATGACCCTTTGGTACGTGGACAAATCAATCGAACCCGTGATCATGAGTGTAGCCGAATATGAAATCAAGCGGATTGCAACGGAAACGATTCATGAATCTGTCGATGAGAATATAGCGAAGGTTGATATGAACAAAATCATCACTAGCACCAAGGGCGGTAAGGACTCCAGCTCTTCCTATAGCTTCAATCCGGTCATATACAGTGAATTGCGGGCTAACATTACGAATGATATTCAAAAAAAACTTGGCATCAAACAAGGAAACCCTTTTAAAACAGGTTCAGCCAAAATAAATGATGAACAATATAAAAGTGTGGTCTATTATATACCATTTGGTGTCGTGACCGGGAATAACCTCCTTTCCAATTACGGTCCTGAAATCCCAGTGAAAATGTCGGTCATCGGGAATGTTGAATCGGATTTGAGGACAAAACTGACAAACGCAGGCATCAATAATGTTTATTATGAATTGATTGTGGATTTCGATGTCAATATTCAAATCGTCATCCCCTCATTCACAAAGGAGACCAAGGTGAGTCAAGAAGTGACAGTTGGAAGCCTGCTGATCGAAGGCGATGTTCCAAGTTATTTTAGTAACGGAAACGGTTCGGTGGCACCTCCCATCATGAAGGAAAACAAGGAATGA
- a CDS encoding YunC family protein: MINMIPIILDNHTFLAISVRLPKTNLLAVASEKGYIMCGALDVGLLNDKLRDRKILAGRATGVKSIEELLEAPLESVTWEAVEKGIHPGMIGKEALIKMI, encoded by the coding sequence TTGATTAACATGATACCAATCATTCTTGATAATCATACATTCCTTGCCATTTCTGTCCGACTTCCCAAAACGAATTTACTTGCTGTCGCGTCCGAAAAAGGGTATATAATGTGCGGTGCGTTAGATGTTGGACTGCTGAATGATAAATTGAGAGATCGAAAAATCCTTGCAGGAAGGGCCACAGGAGTTAAATCGATTGAAGAACTATTGGAAGCGCCGCTTGAATCAGTTACCTGGGAGGCTGTGGAAAAGGGCATTCATCCAGGAATGATTGGTAAAGAGGCATTAATCAAAATGATTTGA
- a CDS encoding DUF3055 domain-containing protein — MEDRFYLYNDVVDSKTRFISFMGEESRFDLAITTTDRFYGKKLVLNMQSNRFAIIGPDDLEEEGYLEHAFQLSEAEAEELRHFLMEIV; from the coding sequence ATGGAAGATCGTTTTTATTTATACAATGACGTCGTTGATTCAAAAACCCGGTTCATAAGCTTCATGGGAGAGGAATCAAGATTCGATCTGGCCATTACGACCACCGATCGTTTTTATGGAAAGAAGCTTGTTTTAAATATGCAGAGTAATCGTTTCGCGATTATTGGGCCTGATGATTTAGAAGAGGAAGGCTATCTTGAGCATGCCTTTCAGTTATCAGAAGCGGAAGCCGAAGAGCTGCGTCACTTTTTAATGGAAATCGTCTGA
- a CDS encoding cytosolic protein, which translates to MDKEEYHDFSNVEKQRDYLIPEEFPEGPFGSAIAKDAPVQNKNTPWQEGQRYQSAFNYENKALHENLPRKYPGAHPTHDDSEKDEQPPYKGYGSS; encoded by the coding sequence TTGGACAAAGAAGAATACCACGATTTTTCCAATGTCGAAAAACAGAGGGATTATTTAATTCCTGAAGAATTTCCCGAAGGGCCTTTTGGATCAGCCATAGCAAAAGATGCACCAGTTCAGAATAAAAACACCCCTTGGCAGGAAGGGCAACGATATCAAAGTGCCTTTAATTATGAAAATAAAGCGTTGCACGAAAATTTACCTCGAAAATATCCTGGTGCTCATCCGACACATGATGATTCAGAAAAAGATGAACAGCCTCCATATAAAGGATATGGCAGCTCTTAA
- the sufB gene encoding Fe-S cluster assembly protein SufB → MAKKMPEIGDYKYGFADKDVSIFRSKRGLTKEIVEEISRMKDEPKWMLDFRLKSLEHFYNMPMPQWGGDMQSLNFDEITYYVKPSEKSEKSWDEVPDEIKQTFDKLGIPEAEQKYLAGVSAQYESEVVYHSMKEELEDMGIVFKDTDSALRENEDIFREHFGKTIPPTDNKFSALNSAVWSGGSFIYVPKGVKVDTPLQAYFRINSENMGQFERTLIIVDEGASVHYVEGCTAPVYTTNSLHSAVVEIVIKKDAYCRYTTIQNWANNVFNLVTKRAVCDANATMEWVDGNIGSKLTMKYPAVILKGEGARGMTLSIAIAGKGQHQDAGAKMIHLAPNTSSTIVSKSISKQGGKVTYRGIVHFGRKADGARSNIECDTLIMDNQSTSDTIPYNEILNDNISLEHEAKVSKVSEEQLFYLMSRGISEQEATEMIVMGFIEPFTKELPMEYAVEMNRLIKFEMEGSIG, encoded by the coding sequence ATGGCAAAGAAAATGCCTGAAATCGGCGATTATAAATATGGCTTTGCGGATAAAGATGTTTCCATCTTCCGTTCAAAGCGTGGTCTGACAAAAGAAATCGTGGAAGAAATTTCTCGAATGAAGGATGAACCGAAATGGATGCTTGATTTCCGTTTGAAATCATTGGAGCATTTTTACAATATGCCAATGCCTCAATGGGGCGGCGACATGCAGAGCCTGAATTTTGATGAAATCACATACTATGTTAAGCCATCAGAGAAATCAGAGAAATCTTGGGATGAAGTTCCTGATGAAATCAAACAGACTTTTGATAAATTGGGAATTCCTGAAGCCGAACAAAAATATCTTGCCGGCGTTTCTGCTCAATACGAATCAGAAGTGGTTTACCATAGTATGAAAGAAGAATTGGAAGACATGGGTATTGTCTTTAAAGATACGGACTCAGCACTTCGTGAAAATGAAGATATCTTCCGTGAGCACTTTGGAAAAACGATCCCGCCTACGGACAATAAATTCTCTGCATTGAATTCAGCAGTTTGGTCAGGCGGATCTTTCATCTATGTACCAAAAGGCGTAAAAGTGGATACTCCGCTTCAAGCTTATTTCCGGATTAACTCTGAAAACATGGGGCAATTCGAGCGTACGCTTATCATTGTTGATGAAGGCGCATCCGTTCACTATGTCGAAGGTTGTACAGCACCTGTTTATACGACTAACTCCCTTCATAGTGCGGTTGTTGAAATCGTCATCAAGAAAGATGCCTACTGCCGTTACACGACGATCCAAAACTGGGCAAACAACGTGTTTAACCTGGTTACGAAACGTGCGGTTTGTGATGCCAATGCAACAATGGAATGGGTCGATGGTAACATCGGTTCTAAATTGACAATGAAATATCCTGCTGTCATCTTAAAAGGTGAAGGCGCTCGCGGTATGACATTATCGATTGCCATTGCCGGCAAAGGCCAACACCAAGATGCTGGAGCAAAAATGATTCACCTGGCTCCTAATACATCTTCAACGATTGTATCAAAATCAATTTCTAAACAGGGTGGTAAAGTAACATACCGTGGTATCGTTCATTTCGGACGTAAAGCGGATGGAGCTCGTTCCAACATTGAATGTGATACATTAATCATGGATAATCAGTCTACATCTGATACGATCCCTTACAATGAAATATTGAATGATAATATTTCCCTTGAACACGAAGCGAAGGTTTCCAAAGTATCTGAAGAACAATTGTTCTACTTGATGAGCCGCGGAATTTCTGAGCAAGAAGCAACGGAAATGATTGTAATGGGCTTCATCGAACCATTTACAAAAGAACTTCCAATGGAATATGCGGTTGAAATGAACCGTCTGATCAAGTTCGAAATGGAAGGATCCATCGGGTAA
- a CDS encoding sulfite exporter TauE/SafE family protein, whose product MVWLVLVGIGLLAGAIGALVGLGGGIIIVPSLLYLGTSTNIIDELTPQVAVGISTVIMIFTGLSSTLSYLKHKVVDYKAGLIFFIGSAPGGIIGAYVNKNLNAEAFSLYFGIFMVFMAIVLLVKNRLKPMLFKPGKGKIVKTYKTENGHSFSYGYHPLLAVLISFVVGFCSGLFGIGGGALMVPVMMLLFFFPPHMAVATSMFMVFLSSITNSITHISLGNVNWPYAFALIPGAWFGAKLGAFINTRLKSATLENMLKIVLIIIGLRLIYQGITG is encoded by the coding sequence ATGGTATGGTTAGTATTAGTTGGGATTGGATTATTAGCGGGAGCAATAGGCGCTCTAGTCGGTCTGGGCGGCGGCATTATCATTGTGCCTTCTCTTTTATATTTAGGTACATCTACGAATATTATTGATGAGCTGACTCCTCAGGTCGCCGTAGGTATTTCAACAGTCATCATGATTTTTACCGGCCTTTCTTCTACTTTATCTTATTTAAAACATAAAGTGGTGGATTATAAGGCCGGCTTAATCTTTTTTATTGGCAGTGCTCCTGGTGGAATAATAGGTGCTTATGTGAATAAAAATCTTAACGCCGAAGCTTTTTCATTGTACTTTGGAATTTTCATGGTTTTCATGGCTATTGTGTTATTAGTGAAAAATCGTTTGAAGCCAATGCTTTTCAAGCCTGGAAAAGGGAAAATTGTAAAGACGTATAAAACTGAAAATGGACATTCATTTTCCTATGGTTACCACCCCCTGTTGGCTGTATTGATTTCTTTTGTCGTGGGATTCTGCTCTGGGTTATTTGGAATTGGCGGTGGGGCCTTAATGGTTCCTGTCATGATGCTTCTATTCTTCTTCCCTCCGCATATGGCTGTAGCGACTTCGATGTTCATGGTATTTCTATCTTCCATCACTAATTCGATTACGCATATTTCCCTTGGAAATGTAAATTGGCCATATGCTTTTGCCCTGATTCCTGGTGCTTGGTTCGGTGCTAAATTGGGCGCATTCATCAATACGCGCCTAAAGAGTGCGACGTTGGAAAATATGTTGAAAATAGTGCTGATAATCATTGGTTTGCGTCTTATATATCAAGGTATTACAGGATAA
- a CDS encoding DUF86 domain-containing protein produces the protein MYFVDRQKIEQILGFLEKQLGLFEGHDNWDGDLSELIAERLIQTSIDSVLDVGNAVIDGFIMRDPGSYEDIIDILQDEKVISEEKAIQFKKVLPLRKMLVQDFIEVNHEELHAVFSENIEAFKQFPDLVRDYLTNELGPVSAFKN, from the coding sequence ATGTACTTTGTAGACCGCCAAAAGATTGAACAAATATTAGGTTTTCTTGAAAAGCAGCTTGGACTTTTTGAAGGGCATGATAATTGGGATGGAGATCTTTCGGAACTTATCGCTGAAAGGCTCATACAAACTTCCATCGATTCCGTATTGGACGTAGGAAATGCGGTAATTGATGGTTTTATTATGCGTGATCCAGGAAGTTATGAAGATATTATCGATATCCTTCAAGATGAAAAAGTCATTTCTGAAGAAAAAGCGATACAGTTCAAAAAGGTTTTACCGCTAAGGAAAATGCTGGTTCAAGACTTCATTGAAGTGAATCATGAAGAACTGCATGCCGTATTTTCGGAAAATATCGAGGCATTCAAGCAATTCCCGGATTTGGTGAGGGACTATTTAACAAATGAATTGGGACCTGTATCAGCTTTTAAAAACTAG
- a CDS encoding M23 family metallopeptidase, translated as MKKLFLITITCLFILNAPGQVADAADTPDVYAGRIELYKNMEATLQIPWYYLAGADQYEHSLRAARRDLEPAKGLIGIHIEPSKWSGALNPDLNDVNPLTIAFFDGLGHDGNGDGKADITNDTDRLYAFSRHLQSYGADEDNIRIGLWNYYKRDKAVSIIIGNAEIYKKYGRLDLHEKAFPVPVRTHYTYLNTWGSARGWGGRRIHEGTDIFADYSLPVRSTSYGIIEMKGWNKFGGWRIGIRDLNNTYHYFAHLSGFAKGLKVGQIVEPGQVIGGVGSTGYGPPGTSGKFPPHLHYGMYKDNGITEWSFDPYPYLRLWERKDLAKKQK; from the coding sequence TTGAAAAAATTATTCCTTATTACCATAACATGTTTGTTTATTTTGAATGCACCAGGCCAAGTGGCTGACGCTGCCGATACCCCAGATGTATATGCCGGGAGGATCGAGTTATATAAAAATATGGAGGCCACCCTTCAAATCCCGTGGTATTACCTTGCTGGAGCTGATCAATATGAGCACAGCCTCAGGGCCGCACGAAGGGATTTAGAGCCGGCAAAGGGTTTAATAGGCATCCACATCGAGCCTTCAAAGTGGAGCGGGGCCCTCAATCCTGATTTAAACGACGTGAACCCGCTCACGATCGCATTTTTTGATGGGTTGGGACACGATGGTAATGGTGATGGCAAAGCTGATATCACGAATGATACAGATCGATTGTATGCGTTTTCGAGGCATCTCCAATCTTATGGTGCTGATGAAGATAATATCCGGATCGGCTTGTGGAATTATTATAAACGAGATAAAGCCGTCAGCATCATTATCGGCAATGCCGAGATCTATAAAAAATATGGCCGGTTGGATCTGCATGAAAAGGCCTTCCCGGTTCCAGTACGCACTCATTATACGTACTTAAATACATGGGGAAGCGCTCGTGGATGGGGCGGAAGGAGAATCCATGAGGGCACTGATATTTTTGCGGATTATAGCCTTCCCGTTCGTTCCACGAGCTATGGGATCATTGAAATGAAAGGCTGGAATAAATTCGGCGGTTGGCGGATTGGGATACGGGATTTAAATAATACCTATCATTACTTTGCCCATTTAAGCGGCTTTGCCAAGGGGTTGAAAGTCGGACAAATCGTCGAGCCAGGACAAGTCATCGGAGGTGTCGGCAGTACAGGTTACGGCCCTCCAGGAACTTCCGGAAAATTCCCTCCACATCTTCATTACGGAATGTACAAAGACAACGGAATAACAGAATGGAGCTTTGACCCTTACCCCTATTTAAGATTATGGGAAAGGAAGGATCTGGCTAAAAAACAAAAGTGA
- a CDS encoding YhcN/YlaJ family sporulation lipoprotein: MKKTIITIGLSSIIALTGCADKAKDQGLGAKNNAGNPTNVNNPTQYYDEDYRNNDNKSDDFGFTRTNSATIDGRNISNKAASIDREQLSDVISKLSVQIPNVNDAATLVTDEEVLVVYDTNTKDRTETADQVKRTAMSIVPRYYHVYVSDDYQTLAQDIENFSTLKSGSKGIDYTIEQTIKRMLKSPQGHKMSDEENENGEMVNDKRDHHDNIHQKMDNR, translated from the coding sequence ATGAAAAAAACAATAATAACGATAGGTTTAAGTTCGATTATTGCACTGACCGGATGTGCTGATAAAGCAAAAGATCAGGGGCTCGGCGCAAAAAACAATGCCGGTAACCCAACAAACGTAAATAATCCAACTCAATATTATGATGAGGATTATCGTAATAATGACAATAAAAGTGATGATTTCGGTTTTACCCGCACAAATAGTGCAACCATTGATGGCCGTAACATTTCCAACAAAGCTGCTTCCATTGACCGTGAACAACTATCTGATGTCATTTCTAAACTGAGTGTTCAAATTCCAAATGTCAATGATGCCGCTACCCTCGTTACTGATGAGGAAGTGCTTGTCGTATATGATACCAATACCAAGGATCGGACGGAAACCGCAGATCAAGTTAAACGCACTGCCATGTCCATCGTGCCTCGCTATTATCATGTTTACGTCAGTGATGATTATCAAACCCTTGCCCAAGATATCGAGAACTTCTCTACTTTGAAATCCGGCAGCAAAGGGATCGACTATACGATTGAACAAACCATCAAACGAATGCTGAAGTCGCCTCAAGGACACAAAATGAGTGACGAAGAAAATGAAAACGGGGAAATGGTTAACGATAAAAGAGATCATCACGATAACATCCATCAAAAAATGGATAACCGTTAA
- a CDS encoding bifunctional metallophosphatase/5'-nucleotidase gives MSEIIHLYHTNDLHSHFENWPRIDKFLKERRQLHQETGEEAIILDIGDHVDRWHPYTEGTLGKGNIELLNEAGYQYVTIGNNEGITLPHEALDSLYDHAKFKVLAANIYYDDYERPEWALPYWIHTTVKGTKVAMIGLTAFFQKFYSAMGWEITDPFVELRAQLEKVKKEADVIIILSHLGIHDDERMAEDFPEIDIILGAHTHHILHQGKLINDTLLCGAGKYGFYVGQVEMTVNQEKKISQKRAILYDTNDFLELENERSWIEEIYQAGGETLKQVAVDLPEALDNDWFKGSPLTELLGDALREWTQADCSFLNAGLLLEGLPKGPVTKGDIHRICPHPINPCVVEVNGNELKEILMQSRNEEWPHVQVKGFGFRGKIMGVMHYDQIEFNVMENGIVKGILIKGEKLQTDKSYKLAIPDMFTFGHFFPSIQRSNRKEYLLPEFLRDILLWKLEKIYANTKL, from the coding sequence ATGTCAGAAATCATCCATTTGTATCACACCAATGATCTCCATAGTCATTTTGAGAATTGGCCTCGTATTGATAAGTTTCTTAAGGAAAGAAGACAACTTCATCAAGAAACGGGAGAAGAAGCGATCATACTGGATATAGGCGATCATGTGGACCGTTGGCATCCATATACAGAAGGTACGTTGGGTAAAGGAAATATTGAACTGTTAAATGAAGCGGGCTACCAATATGTGACCATCGGCAATAATGAAGGAATTACTTTACCTCATGAGGCGTTAGACTCCTTGTATGATCATGCAAAGTTCAAGGTCTTGGCAGCGAATATTTATTACGATGATTATGAAAGGCCGGAATGGGCTCTACCATATTGGATACATACGACGGTAAAAGGCACCAAAGTTGCCATGATAGGTTTGACAGCCTTTTTTCAAAAGTTTTATTCTGCGATGGGGTGGGAAATAACAGACCCATTCGTGGAGTTAAGGGCACAGCTCGAAAAGGTCAAAAAAGAGGCGGATGTAATCATCATCCTTTCCCACCTGGGCATCCATGATGATGAGAGGATGGCAGAGGATTTTCCGGAGATCGACATCATACTTGGCGCGCACACCCACCATATCCTCCACCAAGGTAAATTGATCAATGATACACTCCTTTGCGGTGCAGGGAAATATGGTTTCTATGTTGGACAGGTGGAAATGACCGTTAATCAGGAAAAGAAAATTAGCCAGAAGAGAGCCATTCTTTATGATACCAATGACTTTTTGGAATTGGAGAATGAACGGTCATGGATTGAAGAGATATACCAGGCCGGTGGGGAAACGCTAAAACAGGTTGCAGTGGATTTACCCGAAGCACTGGATAATGATTGGTTCAAAGGAAGTCCTTTGACTGAACTCCTTGGGGATGCCCTAAGGGAGTGGACTCAGGCGGATTGTTCCTTTTTGAATGCCGGTCTTCTGCTCGAAGGGCTGCCAAAGGGACCTGTCACAAAAGGGGATATTCACAGAATCTGTCCACACCCCATCAATCCTTGCGTCGTTGAAGTTAATGGGAATGAATTAAAAGAAATCTTAATGCAATCGAGAAATGAGGAGTGGCCTCATGTACAGGTGAAAGGTTTCGGTTTCCGCGGGAAAATCATGGGAGTCATGCATTATGATCAAATTGAATTTAACGTAATGGAGAATGGGATCGTAAAAGGGATATTAATAAAAGGGGAGAAACTGCAGACGGATAAGTCCTATAAACTGGCAATACCTGATATGTTCACGTTTGGGCACTTCTTTCCAAGTATCCAGCGTTCCAATCGCAAGGAATACTTACTACCGGAATTCTTACGGGATATCCTTTTATGGAAGCTGGAAAAAATATACGCAAACACCAAACTCTAA
- a CDS encoding HD-GYP domain-containing protein, whose protein sequence is MRLAITKSLSPGARLGKNIYNERGHILLCEGLTLTQKMINRLVSLNIPFVYIQDSRTDDIIPRPPVSGKLRKEAINTIETTFLDMKNKMNLAGSFTIEQANVKFTQIVRNIMGELKRNKELMTLLADVYTYDDYIFTHSFNVTLYTLAIGMELKINDKNLEILGLGAILHDVGKMLVPLEILHKPGKLTEKEFEQIQKHADYGFHLIKNVHTVSLLVANCAYQHHERLDGSGYPRGIKGDKIHYFCKIIAVADVFDAVTSNRVYRKAMLPHQGLEVLYAGVGKKFDNTVIEAFRRAVAIYPNGLSVELNDGRKGVVSAQNEGIGDRPMIRILEEDGEQIKEPYEVDLNKNLHLLIMKCLNIQEPA, encoded by the coding sequence ATGAGGCTAGCTATTACAAAGTCCCTAAGCCCTGGAGCGAGGCTCGGTAAAAACATCTATAATGAGCGGGGCCATATCCTATTGTGCGAGGGTCTTACATTAACGCAGAAAATGATCAATCGACTGGTGTCCCTAAATATTCCCTTTGTTTACATTCAAGATTCCAGGACGGATGACATTATTCCCAGGCCCCCAGTGTCAGGTAAACTACGAAAAGAAGCCATTAATACGATTGAAACCACTTTCCTGGACATGAAGAACAAAATGAACCTTGCTGGGTCATTCACGATAGAGCAGGCTAACGTCAAGTTCACTCAAATAGTTCGGAACATTATGGGCGAGCTGAAAAGGAATAAGGAGTTAATGACTTTATTGGCCGACGTTTATACATACGATGACTATATCTTTACTCATTCCTTTAATGTGACCTTATATACCCTGGCGATCGGGATGGAATTGAAAATCAATGATAAGAATCTCGAAATTCTTGGGCTGGGAGCGATTCTACATGATGTCGGCAAAATGCTCGTGCCTTTGGAAATCCTCCATAAACCCGGTAAGCTGACGGAAAAGGAGTTTGAACAAATCCAAAAACATGCCGATTACGGTTTCCATCTAATTAAAAATGTTCATACCGTGTCCCTTTTAGTTGCGAATTGTGCCTATCAGCACCATGAACGGTTAGATGGATCAGGATATCCCCGTGGGATAAAAGGAGATAAAATCCATTATTTCTGCAAGATCATTGCCGTTGCCGATGTGTTTGATGCCGTGACTTCCAACCGGGTTTACCGTAAGGCCATGCTGCCGCATCAAGGATTGGAAGTCCTTTATGCCGGAGTAGGGAAAAAGTTCGACAATACGGTCATCGAGGCTTTCCGCCGGGCGGTTGCCATTTATCCTAATGGTCTATCCGTTGAATTGAATGATGGGAGGAAAGGGGTAGTATCCGCTCAGAACGAGGGGATAGGAGACCGCCCCATGATAAGAATTCTTGAAGAAGATGGGGAGCAAATCAAAGAGCCGTATGAAGTGGACTTGAATAAAAACCTGCATTTGCTTATCATGAAATGTCTTAATATACAAGAACCAGCCTAA
- the lipA gene encoding lipoyl synthase, translating to MSSTNKEILRKPDWLKIKLNTNENYLGLKNMMREKNLHTVCEEAKCPNIHECWAVRRTATFMILGEICTRACRFCAVTTGRPNELDWAEPERVADSVVLMNLKHVVITAVARDDLKDGGAEVFAETVRAIRRKNPFTSIEVLPSDMGGVFENIKTLMDAKPDILNHNIETVRSLSDRVRAQAKYERSLELLRRAKELYPEIPTKSSLMVGLGETRDEILETMDDLRANNVDIMTIGQYLQPTKKHLKVLKYYTPEEFAELKERALEKGFSHCESGPLVRSSYHADEQVNAAAKHKQIKGEELLK from the coding sequence ATGTCTTCTACAAATAAAGAAATTCTTCGTAAACCAGATTGGTTGAAAATAAAGCTTAATACTAACGAAAATTACCTCGGTTTAAAAAATATGATGCGCGAGAAAAATCTTCATACTGTCTGTGAAGAGGCAAAATGTCCGAATATTCACGAATGCTGGGCAGTGAGAAGGACGGCTACTTTCATGATCTTAGGTGAGATTTGTACAAGGGCTTGCCGCTTTTGTGCTGTTACAACCGGACGTCCAAATGAATTGGACTGGGCTGAACCGGAGCGTGTTGCCGATTCCGTTGTTTTGATGAATTTAAAGCATGTCGTCATTACAGCTGTTGCCCGTGATGATTTAAAGGATGGAGGCGCTGAAGTTTTCGCTGAAACCGTCCGTGCCATCCGACGCAAAAATCCTTTTACATCAATTGAAGTATTGCCGTCCGATATGGGCGGTGTGTTTGAAAATATTAAGACTTTGATGGATGCTAAACCTGATATCCTGAACCATAATATAGAGACTGTCAGAAGTTTATCCGACCGTGTACGGGCTCAGGCCAAATACGAACGTTCATTGGAGCTTTTAAGAAGAGCCAAGGAACTTTATCCGGAAATCCCGACAAAGTCCAGTTTAATGGTAGGCTTAGGTGAAACGCGGGATGAAATCCTCGAGACCATGGATGACCTAAGGGCTAATAATGTGGATATCATGACGATCGGCCAGTATTTGCAGCCGACGAAAAAGCATTTAAAGGTGCTGAAATACTACACGCCTGAGGAATTTGCCGAACTTAAGGAACGTGCATTGGAAAAAGGCTTCAGCCATTGTGAGTCCGGTCCGCTTGTCCGTTCATCCTACCATGCGGATGAACAGGTTAATGCTGCGGCAAAACATAAGCAAATCAAAGGTGAAGAATTATTGAAATAG
- a CDS encoding DUF72 domain-containing protein produces MIYVGVTGWGDHDSLYHGGVSQRDKLKEYGAHFPVVEVDASFYAVQPKRNSEKWVSETPASFQFVVKAYQGMTGHQRGEIPFESKKEMFKAFCDSLEAYQKSGKLAMVLFQFPPWFDCKRENVNYLRWCKAEMGNIPVAIEFRNQSWYRPNVFQQTLDFIEKEGWIHTVCDEPQAGEGSIPVVLHAADKDKTLIRFHGRNLHGWQRPSSGDNWREVRYLYRYNHQELTEWVEKIRKLEKESKEIYVLFNNNSGGDAADNAKQMIELLGIEYEGLAPKQLGLF; encoded by the coding sequence ATGATTTATGTTGGTGTGACCGGTTGGGGTGATCATGATAGTTTGTATCATGGCGGTGTGTCCCAGCGTGATAAACTCAAAGAGTACGGTGCTCATTTTCCCGTTGTGGAGGTGGATGCCTCATTCTATGCAGTCCAGCCAAAGAGGAACAGTGAAAAGTGGGTATCCGAGACGCCTGCATCATTCCAGTTTGTCGTTAAAGCCTATCAAGGGATGACTGGACATCAGCGTGGGGAAATCCCATTTGAAAGCAAGAAGGAAATGTTCAAGGCATTTTGCGACTCTCTGGAAGCTTATCAGAAGTCCGGTAAGCTCGCGATGGTCTTATTTCAGTTTCCGCCATGGTTTGATTGTAAACGGGAAAATGTGAATTACCTGCGATGGTGCAAAGCTGAAATGGGCAATATTCCAGTTGCCATTGAATTTCGGAATCAAAGCTGGTACAGGCCCAATGTATTTCAGCAAACTTTGGACTTTATCGAAAAGGAAGGCTGGATCCATACTGTATGCGATGAGCCGCAGGCTGGAGAGGGGTCCATTCCTGTCGTTCTGCATGCCGCCGATAAAGATAAAACCCTGATACGCTTTCATGGCCGTAACCTGCATGGTTGGCAAAGGCCTTCTTCAGGTGATAACTGGCGTGAGGTCAGGTACTTATATAGATATAATCATCAGGAATTGACAGAATGGGTGGAGAAAATCAGGAAATTGGAAAAGGAATCCAAGGAGATATATGTCCTATTCAATAATAACTCTGGCGGAGACGCTGCTGATAATGCCAAACAAATGATTGAGTTGCTTGGTATAGAATATGAAGGACTGGCTCCTAAGCAGCTTGGTTTGTTTTAA